In Paenibacillus phoenicis, one genomic interval encodes:
- a CDS encoding DUF1405 domain-containing protein has translation MKLSDLWSKSFLSSRFILWALFVCNLLGTVYGYIWYDAQLLDTWRNHPNWQIVFVPDSPTASLFFTLSLLFLLFPATLAKYYRLRTLIEGLAVVTSVKYGVWAVTMIFAGAYQGGELVWQDWMLVASHLAMAVEAMLFVRLYKFGTLMLLGAGAWTLLNDTVDYTYEVYPWLPETLWDDVSEVAIFTVLLTVASIAAGWLALKQAKRA, from the coding sequence TTGAAACTATCGGATCTGTGGAGCAAGTCTTTTTTATCTTCCCGCTTCATTCTTTGGGCATTGTTCGTATGTAATCTATTGGGGACGGTTTACGGCTATATTTGGTATGATGCGCAGCTGCTAGACACCTGGCGGAACCATCCGAATTGGCAAATCGTGTTCGTTCCGGACAGCCCGACGGCCAGCTTATTCTTTACGTTAAGCTTGCTGTTTTTGTTGTTCCCGGCGACATTGGCTAAATATTACCGCCTCCGAACCCTGATCGAGGGGCTGGCGGTCGTGACGAGTGTGAAATACGGGGTGTGGGCCGTGACGATGATTTTTGCCGGGGCGTATCAGGGCGGGGAGCTGGTGTGGCAGGACTGGATGCTGGTCGCCTCCCATTTGGCGATGGCTGTAGAGGCGATGCTGTTTGTCCGATTGTATAAGTTTGGGACGTTGATGCTGCTTGGGGCCGGTGCCTGGACCCTGCTAAACGATACGGTGGATTATACCTATGAGGTCTATCCCTGGTTACCGGAGACGTTGTGGGATGACGTGTCCGAAGTGGCGATCTTTACCGTCCTCTTGACGGTGGCGAGCATTGCCGCCGGCTGGCTGGCGCTGAAGCAGGCCAAACGCGCCTGA
- a CDS encoding nucleotide pyrophosphohydrolase: protein MQREVDRYISQFKEGYFSPLTMLARMAEEVGELAREVNHTFGEKPKKKDEPENSIELELGDILFITICFANSLGINLTEAHDKVMHKFATRDADRWTKKDTE, encoded by the coding sequence ATGCAGCGCGAAGTAGACCGTTATATTTCGCAGTTTAAAGAAGGCTATTTCAGCCCGCTGACGATGCTCGCTCGAATGGCGGAGGAAGTAGGCGAGCTGGCCCGCGAGGTGAACCATACCTTTGGTGAGAAGCCAAAGAAGAAGGATGAACCGGAAAATTCGATCGAGCTGGAATTGGGCGATATCCTGTTTATTACCATATGCTTTGCCAATTCGCTTGGGATTAATCTCACCGAGGCCCATGATAAGGTGATGCATAAGTTTGCGACCCGGGATGCGGATCGATGGACGAAAAAGGACACCGAATAG
- a CDS encoding ubiquinol-cytochrome c reductase iron-sulfur subunit, with amino-acid sequence MSNQHDQQESSHKPPIRKEMSRRQFLTYTLGGATAFMVGGVTLPMVRFAVDPILHKKGEGTFVKVVEVSKITSEPQEFSFELKQQDGWYLSTASLTAWIRKDESGKIYALSPICKHLGCTVGWNNDKNFPNEYHCPCHGAHYTKEGKQLAVASKPLDEYKVMIKDDWVYLGDIIPNTIVK; translated from the coding sequence ATGAGCAATCAGCATGACCAGCAGGAATCCTCGCACAAACCGCCTATTCGCAAAGAGATGTCCCGTCGGCAATTTCTTACATATACGCTAGGGGGCGCCACAGCATTCATGGTGGGTGGGGTGACGCTTCCTATGGTTCGTTTTGCTGTTGATCCGATTTTGCACAAGAAAGGCGAAGGTACCTTCGTTAAAGTTGTGGAAGTGAGTAAGATTACCAGCGAACCACAGGAATTTTCGTTCGAGCTCAAGCAGCAAGACGGTTGGTACTTAAGTACAGCTTCCCTGACGGCTTGGATTCGCAAAGACGAAAGCGGCAAAATTTATGCGCTTTCACCGATCTGTAAACATTTGGGATGTACGGTCGGTTGGAATAACGACAAGAATTTCCCGAATGAATACCATTGCCCTTGCCACGGTGCGCATTACACCAAGGAAGGCAAGCAGTTGGCGGTGGCGTCGAAGCCGCTGGATGAGTACAAGGTTATGATTAAGGACGACTGGGTTTATCTGGGGGATATCATCCCGAACACCATCGTGAAATAA
- a CDS encoding tetratricopeptide repeat protein, translated as MKAEDYLQRAYRSIYENDFAQAMHWFERALDVQPDHADIHYRYSITCARSGQLDKALQHARLAAALEPEQDEYKLHCDRLQSMELTQMARRQLEATGAKRKAAAEPAARMLKRAVELDPLSLDAQVWLAIAYGELECYDLALQAVRNASALPLDAGAAGQLKELEQRLKQQMKQSS; from the coding sequence ATGAAGGCGGAGGATTATTTACAACGAGCTTACCGCAGCATCTATGAAAACGACTTTGCGCAGGCGATGCACTGGTTCGAGCGAGCGCTGGACGTCCAGCCGGATCACGCGGACATCCATTATCGCTACTCGATTACCTGCGCCCGGAGCGGGCAGCTGGATAAGGCGCTGCAACACGCGCGTCTGGCTGCGGCCTTGGAGCCTGAGCAGGACGAATATAAGCTGCATTGCGATCGTTTGCAGTCCATGGAACTGACGCAAATGGCCAGACGGCAGCTGGAGGCGACCGGCGCCAAGCGGAAAGCGGCAGCCGAGCCGGCAGCCCGCATGTTAAAGCGTGCGGTCGAGCTTGATCCGTTGTCGTTGGATGCGCAGGTTTGGCTGGCGATCGCCTACGGCGAGCTGGAATGCTACGACCTTGCGCTGCAGGCGGTTCGCAATGCATCGGCCCTTCCTTTGGACGCCGGTGCAGCAGGTCAGCTGAAAGAGCTGGAGCAGCGATTGAAGCAGCAAATGAAGCAATCATCCTAG
- the bshA gene encoding N-acetyl-alpha-D-glucosaminyl L-malate synthase BshA: MEPFLKIGITCYPSLGGSGVVATELGKLLAEKGHEVHFISHSVPFRLGSYHKNIFYHEVEVSDYYVFRYPPYDLSLATKMATVAKEQGLDILHVHYAVPHAVCAFLAKQMVGDSLKVVTTLHGTDITVLAQDESLKDLIRLAINESDAVTSVSRDLMRETREVLDITRDIDLTYNFVDERVYYPRDAKSCRMNFAAPGEKVLMHISNFRPVKRVSDVVDIFHQVNREVSSKLLFVGEGPELPKIQCKIKELGLADRVHFLGKQDDIAHVISMADVLLLPSEKESFGLVALEAMACGVPTIGSIAGGIPELVKHGETGFLAPISDTKQMAEYCISLLKNPELAERMREACLTRAKTEFSSDKMMAAYEEIYYRVLNVPMPTLNPACG; this comes from the coding sequence ATGGAACCATTTTTGAAAATTGGCATCACATGTTATCCATCCTTGGGCGGTTCGGGGGTTGTGGCCACCGAGCTCGGGAAGCTGCTGGCGGAGAAGGGCCACGAAGTCCATTTTATTTCGCATAGCGTTCCTTTTCGCTTAGGGAGTTACCATAAAAACATTTTTTACCACGAAGTTGAAGTCAGCGATTACTACGTGTTCCGGTATCCGCCTTATGATTTGTCCTTAGCCACCAAAATGGCTACGGTAGCCAAAGAGCAAGGACTGGATATTCTGCATGTTCATTATGCGGTGCCACACGCGGTTTGCGCGTTTCTCGCCAAGCAGATGGTGGGAGACTCGCTTAAGGTCGTGACAACGCTGCATGGGACCGATATCACCGTATTGGCGCAGGACGAATCGCTCAAGGACTTGATTCGGTTGGCGATTAATGAAAGTGACGCTGTAACCTCGGTGTCCCGCGATTTGATGCGGGAAACCCGCGAGGTCCTCGACATCACGCGGGATATCGACTTGACGTATAACTTTGTTGACGAGCGGGTGTATTACCCGCGCGACGCCAAGAGCTGCCGGATGAATTTTGCCGCTCCCGGCGAGAAAGTGCTGATGCATATCTCCAACTTCCGGCCGGTGAAGCGGGTGAGTGATGTGGTGGATATTTTCCATCAAGTCAACCGGGAAGTTTCGTCGAAACTGTTGTTTGTCGGTGAAGGACCGGAATTGCCGAAGATCCAATGCAAAATCAAGGAGCTGGGCCTGGCCGACCGGGTGCATTTCCTCGGAAAACAGGACGATATCGCTCATGTGATTTCCATGGCGGACGTCTTGCTGCTGCCTTCGGAGAAGGAAAGCTTTGGCCTGGTCGCCCTGGAGGCGATGGCTTGCGGAGTGCCGACCATCGGCTCAATTGCAGGCGGGATTCCGGAGCTGGTGAAGCACGGGGAGACCGGTTTCTTAGCGCCGATCAGCGATACGAAGCAGATGGCAGAGTACTGCATCTCGCTACTGAAGAACCCGGAGCTGGCTGAGCGGATGCGTGAAGCCTGTTTAACCCGGGCCAAAACCGAGTTCAGCAGCGATAAAATGATGGCAGCATACGAAGAAATTTATTACCGTGTGCTAAATGTTCCAATGCCAACGTTAAATCCGGCGTGCGGTTGA
- the dapB gene encoding 4-hydroxy-tetrahydrodipicolinate reductase — protein MSEPIKVAVAGAAGRMGREVVKMVLQDPELQLVAAVNLSNEGIDAGTLVGLPACGVPITTNLEEALRETSPRVLVDFTTPQYAYTNTELAIRYGVSPVVGTTGFTPEQIEELDKLCHAQGIGGLIAPNFSIGAILMMRFAAQAAKYFPHLEIIEYHGDQKLDAPSGTAVKTAELIAQNRKELRQGNPNEEETIEGARGGYYNGFRIHSVRLPGVFAQQEVVFGGFGQTLKIRHDSYERAGYMPGVNLAIKKVIDCKGMIYGFDHFMDE, from the coding sequence ATGTCGGAACCGATTAAAGTCGCCGTGGCGGGCGCCGCAGGCAGAATGGGCAGAGAAGTCGTAAAAATGGTGCTCCAGGACCCGGAGCTTCAGCTGGTTGCCGCTGTGAATTTATCAAATGAAGGCATCGATGCCGGAACGCTGGTTGGCCTTCCGGCTTGCGGCGTGCCGATAACCACGAATTTAGAAGAGGCGCTGCGGGAGACGAGCCCGCGAGTGCTTGTAGACTTTACGACACCGCAGTATGCTTATACGAACACCGAACTCGCGATTCGGTACGGCGTTTCGCCGGTTGTAGGGACGACCGGGTTTACGCCGGAGCAAATCGAAGAACTGGACAAGCTGTGCCACGCCCAGGGGATCGGTGGTTTGATCGCTCCGAACTTCTCCATCGGGGCGATTCTGATGATGCGTTTTGCGGCACAGGCGGCGAAATATTTTCCGCATCTGGAAATCATCGAATACCACGGCGACCAGAAGCTGGATGCCCCTTCAGGGACAGCGGTGAAGACGGCTGAGCTGATCGCGCAGAACCGGAAGGAGCTTCGTCAGGGCAACCCGAATGAGGAAGAGACGATTGAAGGCGCACGCGGCGGTTATTATAACGGTTTTCGGATACATAGCGTCCGGTTACCGGGCGTATTTGCACAGCAGGAAGTTGTGTTTGGCGGTTTTGGCCAGACGCTGAAGATTCGTCATGATTCGTATGAGCGTGCCGGTTACATGCCGGGCGTGAATTTGGCCATTAAGAAAGTGATTGACTGCAAGGGCATGATTTACGGGTTCGACCATTTCATGGATGAATAA
- the bshB1 gene encoding bacillithiol biosynthesis deacetylase BshB1, protein MNGLLDILIFGAHADDAEIGMAGTIAKHIAAGYRVGICDLTEAELSSNGNPVLRKQEAEAAADVLGLAARINLGLPDRGLTGSAEQLAAVTEVIRQYAPRVVFAPYWEDRHPDHIDCSKLVEAAVFNAKLRRYMPDKPAVAAPELYFYFINDWVTPDLIVDVSATYEQKERALRCYRSQFEAGSPGEDIALTPLNQGYVERVKARDSLIGQRALIPFAEGFMTKTAYQVNLFGSHRT, encoded by the coding sequence ATGAACGGCTTACTGGATATCTTAATCTTTGGGGCACATGCGGACGATGCCGAAATCGGCATGGCCGGCACGATCGCCAAGCATATTGCCGCGGGGTACCGCGTGGGCATTTGCGATTTGACCGAAGCCGAGCTGTCCTCCAATGGCAATCCGGTGCTGCGTAAGCAGGAAGCCGAGGCGGCAGCCGATGTGCTCGGATTAGCCGCTCGCATCAATTTGGGGCTTCCTGACCGTGGGTTAACCGGGTCGGCGGAGCAGCTGGCTGCGGTAACCGAGGTGATTCGTCAGTATGCACCGCGGGTGGTTTTTGCCCCGTATTGGGAGGATCGCCACCCCGATCATATCGATTGCAGCAAGTTGGTGGAGGCTGCGGTCTTCAACGCCAAGCTGCGTCGGTACATGCCGGACAAGCCGGCGGTCGCTGCGCCTGAGCTTTATTTTTATTTCATTAATGATTGGGTGACGCCTGATCTGATCGTCGATGTGAGCGCAACCTACGAGCAGAAGGAGCGGGCGCTCCGGTGCTACCGTTCTCAATTCGAGGCCGGTTCGCCGGGCGAAGACATTGCCTTAACCCCGCTGAATCAGGGATATGTGGAACGGGTCAAAGCCCGCGACTCGCTGATTGGTCAGCGTGCCTTGATTCCTTTCGCAGAAGGGTTTATGACGAAAACCGCATATCAGGTTAATCTATTTGGCTCCCATCGCACATAA
- a CDS encoding menaquinol-cytochrome c reductase cytochrome b/c subunit, which yields MAHHDNSKEKVVYVGDSRVRKGKGFITPPDYTAYPGKSEAFIPNFLLKEWMVGVVVLVGFLVLTISEPAPLGFPANPTASVIPMPDWYFLFLYQYLKYPYASGDYVVLGTMGIPAVMFGGLLLAPFLDRGKERRFYKRPIASALMFLSIAAVVYLTNFAWTHYQKELQATGQVPEHIQREEQARENREKGLPTSNANRQEEVAIVDKDDPAMEVYKKATCVSCHGADLKGAAGPSLRGVGDKHDKEAILSIIKEGYNGKMPAMYDTAISAGLTDQDIDHLAEWLAKQKAEQ from the coding sequence ATGGCTCATCATGACAATTCGAAGGAAAAGGTCGTATACGTCGGCGATTCCCGCGTCCGTAAGGGGAAGGGCTTTATTACGCCTCCGGATTATACGGCGTATCCCGGCAAGTCGGAAGCGTTCATTCCTAACTTTTTGCTGAAGGAATGGATGGTTGGCGTCGTTGTGCTCGTTGGATTCCTGGTGCTGACGATTTCGGAACCGGCTCCGCTGGGCTTCCCGGCCAATCCGACGGCTTCGGTTATCCCGATGCCGGACTGGTACTTCCTGTTCCTGTACCAATATCTGAAATATCCATATGCCTCCGGCGATTACGTCGTGCTTGGTACGATGGGGATTCCGGCTGTGATGTTCGGCGGTCTGCTGCTCGCGCCGTTCTTGGATCGGGGCAAGGAGCGCCGCTTCTATAAGCGTCCGATCGCATCGGCGCTGATGTTTCTTTCGATCGCTGCTGTCGTTTACTTGACGAACTTTGCTTGGACGCATTACCAGAAAGAACTTCAAGCGACAGGTCAAGTACCGGAACATATTCAGCGGGAAGAACAAGCTCGCGAGAATCGGGAGAAGGGCTTGCCCACGTCGAATGCGAACCGTCAGGAAGAGGTCGCGATCGTGGATAAGGACGACCCAGCCATGGAAGTATACAAGAAAGCGACCTGCGTATCGTGCCATGGGGCTGACCTGAAAGGGGCGGCTGGACCATCGCTTCGCGGCGTTGGTGACAAGCATGATAAGGAAGCAATCCTTTCGATTATTAAAGAAGGATACAATGGCAAGATGCCTGCAATGTATGATACTGCGATTAGCGCAGGCTTGACGGATCAAGACATCGACCACTTGGCTGAATGGCTTGCGAAACAAAAAGCAGAACAGTAA
- a CDS encoding sporulation protein YpjB: protein MRRTWLKGAVAVLALLAAMLLWNSVVFAQPEKDGTESTPATLKAVAPAMSEQERSERLKQLELASERLYEHMQQGSTQEALADMEALINALEGVSFKGLTSVEGIHALAETIMDTKETLVKVDIQPEAWAQSSARLRLAVNSLLHPDKALWQQYYKVMSDNLQQMKQARAGGKPAELRKAFQALQDHYDVVRPAAVIRRPASEINRFESWLSYTGGLSSAPTWDETALKGAIEQGEGALKALFGRRGDEPVFLPVTGVDSPWYWSALIGLWIVLALTYTGIRKYRADQAVTAVRAQRRAEEMNRYRL from the coding sequence GTGAGAAGAACTTGGTTGAAAGGAGCGGTAGCCGTACTTGCTTTGCTTGCCGCCATGCTGCTATGGAATTCGGTGGTATTCGCTCAGCCGGAGAAGGACGGGACTGAGAGCACGCCAGCAACGTTGAAGGCGGTGGCGCCAGCGATGTCCGAACAGGAACGCAGCGAGCGGCTAAAGCAGCTTGAGTTGGCATCGGAACGGCTATATGAGCATATGCAGCAGGGAAGTACCCAAGAAGCATTGGCTGACATGGAGGCGTTAATTAACGCGCTGGAGGGGGTATCCTTTAAGGGGTTAACCTCGGTGGAGGGCATCCATGCCTTGGCGGAAACGATTATGGACACCAAAGAGACGTTAGTTAAGGTGGATATTCAGCCTGAAGCGTGGGCGCAATCCTCGGCCCGACTGCGGCTGGCGGTCAATAGCCTGCTGCATCCAGATAAGGCCTTATGGCAGCAATATTATAAAGTCATGTCCGATAATTTGCAGCAGATGAAACAGGCGCGTGCAGGCGGAAAACCTGCGGAGCTTCGTAAGGCGTTCCAAGCGTTGCAGGATCATTACGATGTCGTCCGCCCGGCCGCAGTGATTCGTCGCCCGGCCTCAGAGATCAACCGCTTTGAGTCGTGGCTGTCGTATACGGGAGGGCTAAGCAGTGCACCAACCTGGGATGAAACGGCTCTGAAAGGGGCCATCGAGCAAGGAGAAGGCGCATTAAAAGCACTGTTTGGCCGCCGGGGAGACGAGCCCGTATTCCTGCCGGTCACCGGCGTAGACAGCCCGTGGTATTGGAGCGCTCTGATCGGGCTTTGGATCGTGCTTGCCTTGACCTATACGGGAATCCGGAAGTATCGCGCTGACCAAGCCGTAACTGCCGTACGAGCGCAGCGCCGGGCGGAAGAGATGAATCGGTACCGGCTTTAA
- the qcrB gene encoding menaquinol-cytochrome c reductase cytochrome b subunit — MFKNVYNWIDERLDITPIWRDVADHEVPEHVNPAHHFSAFVYCFGGLTFFITVIQILSGMFLTMYYVPDIINAYASVEYLQTQVAFGQIVRGMHHWGASLVIVMMFLHTLRVFFTGSYKAPREMNWVVGMLIFFVMIGLGLTGYLLPWDNKAYFATKVTLEIANSVPVLGPVIKELLQGGSIVGAETLTRFFAIHVFFLPAVLLILLVGHFIMIRRQGISGPL, encoded by the coding sequence ATGTTTAAAAATGTATACAACTGGATTGACGAACGTCTTGATATCACGCCGATTTGGCGCGATGTGGCCGATCACGAGGTTCCGGAGCACGTGAACCCAGCGCATCACTTCTCCGCGTTTGTGTATTGCTTCGGCGGCTTGACGTTTTTTATTACGGTGATCCAGATCTTATCGGGGATGTTCCTGACCATGTATTACGTTCCCGATATTATTAACGCTTATGCCAGTGTAGAATACCTGCAGACCCAGGTCGCTTTTGGCCAGATTGTCCGCGGGATGCACCACTGGGGAGCAAGCTTGGTTATCGTTATGATGTTTCTACATACGCTTCGCGTTTTCTTTACCGGTTCCTACAAGGCACCACGCGAAATGAACTGGGTAGTCGGCATGCTGATTTTCTTCGTCATGATCGGTCTCGGTTTGACGGGTTACCTGCTGCCATGGGATAACAAAGCTTATTTCGCAACAAAGGTAACGTTGGAAATCGCCAACTCCGTACCGGTGTTGGGTCCGGTTATTAAGGAACTGCTGCAAGGTGGATCGATTGTAGGGGCAGAAACGTTAACTCGCTTCTTTGCCATTCACGTGTTCTTCCTGCCTGCAGTATTGCTGATCCTCTTGGTGGGTCACTTTATCATGATCCGCAGACAAGGCATTTCCGGTCCTCTATAA
- the mgsA gene encoding methylglyoxal synthase, whose amino-acid sequence MLNIAFIAHDRKKEDIVNFVIAYEHVFKDKRLYSTGTTGRQIMENTSLKIHRFLSGPLGGDQQIGALIAQNEMDLVIFLRDPLMAQPHEPDITALLRLCDVHGIPVATNMATAEILVRALDRGDFGWRELVEQNKPGLTK is encoded by the coding sequence ATGTTAAACATCGCATTTATAGCTCATGACCGTAAGAAAGAAGATATCGTTAATTTCGTCATCGCCTACGAGCATGTATTCAAAGATAAGCGGCTTTATTCCACGGGGACGACCGGAAGGCAAATCATGGAAAATACTTCGCTAAAAATACACCGGTTCCTGTCGGGACCGCTCGGCGGGGATCAGCAAATCGGTGCGTTAATTGCCCAGAACGAGATGGATCTGGTCATCTTCCTGCGCGACCCGTTGATGGCACAGCCCCATGAACCGGACATCACCGCACTGCTGCGCTTGTGCGACGTACACGGGATTCCAGTAGCAACGAATATGGCCACCGCCGAAATTTTGGTACGTGCCTTGGATCGCGGCGACTTCGGTTGGCGCGAACTGGTGGAACAGAATAAACCGGGGTTGACAAAATGA
- a CDS encoding YitT family protein, whose translation MALSKLTGFLKTLLPIMLGTAIYAFGLLYFILPNQLMEGGVTGVTLLLNYAFGISPSLSNLMLNIPLFLIGWKILGGRSILWTGVGIGSLTLFLWLFERMIDEGWILPFETQTDYILVSLYAGVTLGAGLGIVFRFGGTTGGSDIVARILGRKYGFSMGQVILTLDIIIIGLSLFYIRKENILYTLVAVFIASKVIDFIQEGAYSAKAFTIISDHAPAIADIITKEMDRGVTLIPAIGAYSKQAKHMAYCVVSRQESRRLQSIAKSVDPRAFIIINDVHDVHGEGFKED comes from the coding sequence ATGGCTTTGAGCAAATTAACCGGATTTCTAAAAACGCTGCTGCCCATCATGCTGGGTACGGCGATTTATGCGTTTGGCCTTCTTTATTTTATCCTGCCCAACCAACTGATGGAAGGCGGGGTTACAGGCGTGACGCTGCTGCTGAACTATGCGTTTGGCATTTCACCTTCGCTGTCCAACCTCATGCTAAATATCCCTTTGTTTCTGATCGGCTGGAAGATCCTCGGCGGACGGTCCATTCTTTGGACCGGAGTCGGCATCGGCTCATTAACGCTCTTCCTGTGGCTGTTTGAACGGATGATTGATGAGGGCTGGATTTTGCCGTTCGAAACGCAGACGGACTATATCCTCGTCTCGTTGTATGCAGGGGTGACGCTGGGGGCAGGACTTGGCATCGTCTTCCGTTTCGGCGGCACAACCGGAGGATCGGATATCGTGGCGCGGATTCTTGGCCGCAAGTACGGGTTTAGTATGGGGCAGGTCATCCTGACGCTGGACATCATCATTATCGGGTTATCGCTCTTCTATATTAGGAAGGAAAATATTTTGTACACGCTTGTGGCCGTATTTATCGCCTCGAAAGTGATCGATTTTATTCAAGAGGGTGCGTACTCCGCCAAGGCGTTTACGATCATCAGCGACCATGCCCCCGCGATTGCCGATATCATTACGAAGGAGATGGATCGTGGCGTCACACTGATTCCGGCCATTGGGGCTTACTCCAAGCAAGCGAAGCATATGGCCTACTGCGTCGTGTCGAGGCAGGAAAGTCGGCGGTTGCAATCGATCGCCAAATCCGTGGATCCGCGGGCATTTATTATCATCAATGACGTCCACGATGTACACGGGGAAGGGTTCAAGGAAGATTAA